Proteins encoded in a region of the Flavobacterium sp. PMTSA4 genome:
- a CDS encoding carboxypeptidase-like regulatory domain-containing protein, which translates to MRYITFFLLLFFAGATFAQVETSAQKVTGTIVNDLNLFPIPNANIINVNKVKGTTTNNRGYFEIDAEVNDTIHITLLGFQSLRVRVTNDWIKNGTAKIRLTEKAIALEEVVVRKYDLTGYLEVDSKLIPEKENYRYSISGLPTAYEAGDRSPNAFTRVLGSIFNPADMLYNFFGSKPRELKRLKSMKKDDTVRNLLESKFDREMIAVLLGVDKKEIAEILQRCNYSESFIQTANDLQILDAISECYENYKVLSKKHEKYLND; encoded by the coding sequence ATGAGGTATATTACTTTCTTTTTACTACTTTTTTTTGCTGGTGCAACCTTTGCTCAAGTAGAAACCTCGGCTCAAAAAGTTACCGGAACGATTGTTAATGATTTAAACTTATTTCCAATTCCGAATGCCAATATTATCAACGTCAATAAAGTAAAAGGTACTACTACCAACAATCGTGGATATTTTGAAATCGATGCCGAAGTAAACGATACCATACACATTACCTTGCTGGGCTTTCAATCGTTGAGAGTTCGTGTTACGAACGACTGGATTAAAAATGGTACTGCCAAAATCAGACTTACCGAAAAAGCCATTGCACTAGAGGAAGTTGTGGTGCGCAAATATGATTTAACGGGTTATCTTGAAGTCGATTCTAAATTAATTCCTGAAAAAGAAAATTACCGATACAGTATTTCTGGTTTACCTACGGCCTATGAAGCGGGCGACCGTTCGCCAAATGCGTTTACTAGGGTTTTGGGTTCTATCTTTAATCCTGCCGACATGCTCTATAATTTCTTTGGGAGCAAACCCCGAGAACTCAAGCGTTTAAAATCGATGAAGAAAGACGACACCGTGCGTAACCTTTTAGAATCAAAGTTTGACCGCGAAATGATTGCTGTACTTCTAGGTGTTGATAAGAAAGAGATTGCCGAAATATTGCAACGTTGCAATTACTCAGAGTCGTTCATTCAAACTGCTAACGATTTGCAGATTCTTGATGCTATTAGTGAGTGCTACGAGAATTATAAAGTGCTTTCCAAAAAGCACGAGAAGTACCTCAACGACTAA
- a CDS encoding hybrid sensor histidine kinase/response regulator — MKNKTTSFMRSKYLWIITLLFLVNYNSFSQFLLKQNNASKEISIHSAAKYIDVGKKELTLEEVQKGTYKFLPMPKQNTDFGFTASNFWIKFELKNDSTDDINYFFETARPITDVAELYVIDKNNAVSKHISGDAIPFDERSVDLRKTIFKIHLEPKESKSYFLHIKSDGEQLSMPLVLHNAESLLEQSSFEQFVFGFFYGILIIAAILYLFFFFGMKDKTFFYYSMYVVFIGLLQFSVDGYFYKFITPQSGWFSLHSVIIFATIASFFLGRYAQVFLKIKNYSKSINNAFYVLYALDALLMIGLFVYPKTLEYSYPIANLLGLYLLTLIISSIVIIYNKTKTIDKFFAVGILFLISGFVVFILKNFSVLPHTFWTENGSKLGTGMEVIFLSLSMANLIRNLKNEREALQELALQRAEEMNELKSYFLSNISHELRTPLNAIMSLTDVIANETDASKVKSNCDIIKYSSQSLLSSVNDILDFSKIEKEELKLELAPFEPVKILEQIKNNAIETAKNKGINIKYTIENENPLNVNGDGTRFAQIANNIINNAIKFTPEGDVKIHLDWKKTSGNQIKLVLKVTDTGVGIPKEKMNSIFDSFSQESINNKRKFGGLGLGLFIVKNLADLHNGSVDIKSQQGLGTICTVELQYDLIASENKSVTIIPNEDYDLKGKRILVVEDNAMNQMVIKMITKKWLNTVVEFANNGEEGVDQLKNNPFDIVLMDLQMPVMDGYEATIAIRKGEAGENNKDIPIIAVTADVMETTKERVFEIGMNKYLSKPVNKDTLYQNIKALV, encoded by the coding sequence ATGAAAAACAAAACAACTTCCTTTATGCGAAGCAAATACTTATGGATTATTACTTTACTGTTTCTAGTAAATTACAACTCATTTTCTCAATTTTTATTAAAACAAAACAATGCAAGTAAAGAAATATCAATTCATTCTGCTGCTAAATACATTGATGTTGGTAAAAAAGAATTGACATTAGAAGAAGTTCAAAAAGGAACTTATAAATTTTTACCAATGCCAAAACAAAATACTGATTTTGGTTTTACTGCTAGTAATTTTTGGATAAAATTTGAATTAAAAAACGATTCGACTGATGATATTAACTACTTTTTTGAAACGGCAAGACCAATTACTGATGTTGCAGAACTTTATGTAATTGATAAAAATAATGCTGTTTCAAAACACATCAGTGGTGATGCTATTCCTTTTGATGAAAGAAGTGTTGATTTACGAAAAACAATTTTCAAAATTCATTTAGAACCAAAAGAAAGCAAAAGTTATTTTTTACATATAAAAAGTGATGGCGAACAACTATCGATGCCTTTGGTGCTTCATAATGCAGAAAGTTTGCTAGAGCAAAGTTCGTTTGAACAATTTGTGTTTGGTTTCTTTTACGGAATATTAATTATTGCCGCGATACTCTATTTGTTCTTTTTCTTTGGAATGAAAGACAAAACATTCTTTTATTATAGTATGTATGTTGTTTTTATTGGTCTGCTGCAATTTTCGGTTGATGGTTATTTCTACAAATTTATTACACCTCAATCAGGATGGTTTTCATTACATTCAGTAATAATTTTTGCCACCATTGCTAGTTTCTTTTTAGGTCGTTATGCACAAGTGTTTCTTAAGATAAAAAATTACAGCAAGTCTATTAATAATGCTTTTTATGTGCTTTATGCTTTAGATGCTTTGTTGATGATTGGACTTTTTGTATATCCAAAAACATTAGAATACTCCTATCCTATTGCTAATCTTTTAGGCTTGTATTTATTAACGCTAATCATTTCATCAATTGTAATCATTTACAATAAAACCAAAACGATTGACAAGTTTTTCGCTGTTGGTATTTTGTTTTTAATAAGTGGTTTTGTTGTTTTCATTTTGAAAAACTTTAGTGTACTTCCGCATACTTTTTGGACTGAAAATGGTTCTAAACTTGGCACAGGAATGGAAGTGATTTTCTTATCGTTGTCGATGGCAAACTTGATTAGAAATTTGAAAAACGAACGTGAAGCCTTGCAAGAACTTGCACTACAGCGTGCTGAGGAAATGAATGAATTAAAATCCTATTTCCTTTCTAACATCAGTCATGAATTAAGAACGCCTTTAAATGCCATTATGAGTTTGACCGATGTTATAGCCAACGAAACAGATGCTTCAAAAGTAAAATCGAATTGTGATATTATTAAATATTCTTCGCAAAGCTTATTGAGTTCTGTGAATGATATTTTAGATTTCTCTAAAATAGAGAAAGAAGAATTAAAATTAGAATTAGCACCATTTGAACCTGTTAAAATATTAGAACAGATTAAAAACAATGCAATAGAAACTGCCAAAAACAAAGGAATCAATATTAAATACACTATTGAAAATGAAAATCCGTTAAATGTTAATGGCGATGGCACTCGTTTTGCACAAATTGCCAATAATATTATCAACAACGCCATTAAATTTACTCCTGAAGGCGATGTGAAAATTCATTTGGATTGGAAAAAAACTTCTGGTAATCAAATTAAACTAGTTTTAAAAGTAACTGATACTGGTGTTGGAATTCCGAAAGAAAAGATGAATAGCATATTTGATTCTTTTTCTCAGGAAAGTATCAATAATAAACGAAAATTTGGAGGACTTGGACTTGGTTTATTTATCGTTAAGAATTTGGCAGATTTGCATAATGGTTCAGTAGATATTAAAAGTCAACAAGGATTGGGAACTATTTGTACGGTTGAACTTCAATACGATTTAATTGCTTCAGAGAACAAATCGGTTACTATAATTCCGAATGAAGATTATGATTTGAAAGGAAAAAGAATTTTAGTTGTTGAGGATAATGCAATGAACCAAATGGTAATAAAAATGATTACCAAAAAATGGCTGAACACCGTTGTTGAATTTGCCAACAATGGCGAAGAAGGTGTTGACCAATTAAAGAATAATCCGTTTGATATTGTATTGATGGATTTGCAAATGCCTGTAATGGATGGCTATGAAGCTACAATCGCTATAAGAAAAGGTGAAGCTGGAGAAAACAATAAAGATATACCTATTATTGCCGTTACTGCAGATGTAATGGAAACTACCAAAGAACGGGTTTTTGAAATTGGCATGAACAAATACCT
- a CDS encoding non-canonical purine NTP diphosphatase has translation MKLVFASNNKNKLNEIRLLLPNNIELLSLEDIGCNVDIPETADTIEGNAILKANYVTSNFGYNCFADDTGLEVEALNGEPGVYSARYAGEQKNADDNMNKLLHNLENQANRKAHFKTIIALNINHNQYLFEGIIKGEIIKEKIGNQGFGYDPIFVAEGYTKTFAELSIEEKSVISHRGIAISKMIDFLKNM, from the coding sequence ATGAAACTAGTCTTTGCTTCAAACAATAAGAACAAATTAAATGAAATTCGATTATTATTACCAAATAATATTGAATTATTAAGTTTAGAGGATATCGGTTGTAATGTTGATATCCCAGAAACAGCCGACACTATTGAAGGAAATGCTATTTTAAAAGCCAATTATGTAACTTCAAATTTTGGGTACAATTGTTTTGCTGATGATACGGGTTTAGAAGTTGAAGCACTTAATGGTGAACCTGGAGTTTATTCGGCGCGTTATGCAGGCGAACAAAAAAATGCAGATGACAATATGAATAAGTTGTTGCATAATCTAGAAAATCAAGCAAACCGAAAGGCACATTTTAAAACCATAATAGCTTTAAACATAAACCACAATCAATATTTATTCGAAGGCATCATTAAAGGTGAAATCATTAAAGAAAAAATTGGAAATCAAGGTTTTGGTTATGATCCGATATTTGTTGCTGAAGGTTATACAAAAACTTTTGCCGAATTATCCATCGAAGAGAAGTCAGTCATCAGTCATCGCGGAATCGCTATCAGTAAAATGATTGATTTTTTAAAAAATATGTAG
- a CDS encoding TrmH family RNA methyltransferase, with translation MIDLDYLAYLEGFLTENRKQRFEEVLALRTKHFTIAMEDVYQLHNTSAVMRSCEVFGIQELNVVEQKFGKRIDSEIAMGAQKWVDVKRFANNQNCIDAKKAEGYQIIATTPHNDSCLLHEFDISKRSAIFFGTEKEGLSQEVLEQADGFIKIPMVGFTESLNISVSAAIIIQDITTRLRNSDIKWQLTDEEIMEKRLVWAKNSIKDIKRIEERYYSEKENRV, from the coding sequence ATGATTGACCTCGATTATTTAGCGTACCTAGAAGGTTTCTTAACCGAAAACCGAAAACAACGTTTTGAAGAAGTGTTGGCGCTAAGAACCAAGCATTTTACCATTGCGATGGAAGACGTATATCAGTTGCACAACACCAGCGCTGTGATGCGCAGTTGCGAAGTTTTTGGGATACAAGAGCTGAACGTGGTGGAACAAAAGTTTGGCAAAAGGATTGACAGCGAAATTGCCATGGGCGCGCAAAAATGGGTTGATGTAAAGCGTTTTGCCAACAATCAGAACTGCATTGACGCTAAGAAAGCCGAAGGTTACCAAATTATTGCCACTACGCCACATAACGACAGTTGCCTGCTGCATGAGTTTGATATCAGCAAACGCAGTGCTATCTTTTTTGGCACCGAGAAAGAAGGATTATCGCAAGAGGTTTTAGAACAAGCCGATGGGTTTATCAAGATTCCGATGGTAGGTTTTACCGAAAGTTTAAACATATCGGTATCGGCGGCTATTATTATTCAGGATATCACTACTCGCCTACGCAATTCGGATATTAAATGGCAACTGACAGATGAAGAAATCATGGAAAAACGTTTGGTTTGGGCCAAAAACTCCATAAAAGATATTAAACGCATTGAGGAACGCTATTATTCCGAAAAGGAAAACAGGGTTTAG
- a CDS encoding fibronectin type III domain-containing protein, with protein MKTLDNTATYVDGVADGNISTIALSGFVPTSDSMQPAAPLGIIESFTISLTKTSGQILVDIPAYPGITNVNYFCVCVADNPLTNPSIVNGQLMLSAEDKSVRMDYNRSRNKTFNGLTPGVKYYFYVYASNSAGVSPLSNPQALYAS; from the coding sequence ATGAAAACTCTTGATAATACAGCTACTTATGTAGATGGAGTAGCAGATGGCAATATTTCTACTATTGCATTATCGGGATTTGTGCCAACTAGTGATAGCATGCAACCAGCTGCACCACTAGGCATTATTGAATCTTTTACTATTAGTTTAACTAAAACAAGCGGACAGATTTTAGTTGATATACCAGCTTATCCTGGTATAACAAACGTGAATTATTTCTGTGTTTGTGTGGCTGATAATCCGTTGACTAATCCTTCCATAGTGAACGGACAGTTGATGTTATCGGCTGAGGATAAATCTGTGAGAATGGATTATAATCGCTCACGAAACAAGACCTTCAACGGCTTGACTCCGGGCGTAAAATACTATTTCTACGTATATGCCTCAAACAGTGCTGGCGTTTCTCCATTGAGCAACCCACAAGCATTGTATGCCTCATAA
- a CDS encoding DEAD/DEAH box helicase codes for MNKFEQLGLNESLLLAIKDLGFENPSEVQEKAIPVLLEQNSDLVALAQTGTGKTAAFGFPLIQKINAEDKTTQALILSPTRELCLQITNEIKLYSKYVKGLHTVAVYGGASITEQAREVKRGAQIIVATPGRMQDMINRGLVNIKNINFCILDEADEMLNMGFYEDIVSILSDTPEDKNTWLFSATMPAEVARIAKKFMHEPAEVTVGTKNSGSATVSHEFYCVNARDRYEALKRLADANPDIFSVVFCRTKRDTQAVAEKLIEDGYNAAALHGDLSQAQRDGVMKSFRGRQIQMLVATDVAARGIDVDNITHVVNYQLPDEIETYNHRSGRTGRAGKLGTSIVIITKSELRKISAIERIIKQKFEEKTIPSGMEICEIQLLHLANKIHDAEIDHEIDNYLPAIYEVFQDLSKEELIKRMVSVEFNRFLNYYKKKRDLSGEKSERSSSEPREVRAGDPVRYFINIGARDDFDWMQLKDFLKETLELGRDDVFKVDVKEGFSFFNTDGEHTEKVMEILNGFELNGRRINVEISKNDGGSRNSGRRDHNGRSAGGRRDGDRKPGSFAPRKEGGFRSDRGERPRRERSSEGSRSERPASRSFEAAKNRRPRRS; via the coding sequence ATGAATAAATTTGAACAATTAGGTCTGAATGAGTCGTTACTGCTGGCGATCAAAGATCTAGGATTTGAGAATCCGTCAGAAGTGCAAGAAAAAGCCATTCCGGTTTTATTGGAACAAAATAGTGATTTAGTAGCTTTAGCACAAACAGGTACAGGGAAAACGGCAGCTTTCGGTTTTCCACTTATACAAAAGATAAACGCAGAGGATAAAACTACTCAGGCGTTAATACTTTCTCCAACTAGAGAATTGTGTTTGCAAATTACCAACGAAATAAAATTGTATTCTAAGTATGTAAAAGGTTTGCATACGGTGGCAGTTTATGGTGGTGCAAGTATTACAGAGCAAGCACGTGAGGTAAAACGCGGTGCACAAATCATTGTGGCAACTCCGGGTAGAATGCAAGACATGATCAATCGTGGATTGGTAAACATCAAAAACATTAACTTCTGTATTCTTGATGAAGCAGATGAAATGTTGAACATGGGATTCTATGAAGATATCGTTTCGATACTTTCTGATACTCCAGAAGACAAAAACACGTGGTTGTTTTCAGCAACCATGCCAGCCGAAGTAGCTCGTATTGCTAAAAAGTTTATGCACGAACCAGCAGAGGTTACGGTAGGAACTAAAAACTCAGGTTCAGCAACAGTTTCTCACGAATTCTATTGTGTAAACGCTCGCGACCGTTACGAAGCATTAAAAAGATTAGCCGATGCTAATCCAGACATATTTTCTGTAGTGTTTTGTAGAACAAAACGCGACACGCAAGCTGTGGCTGAGAAGTTAATTGAAGATGGTTATAACGCTGCTGCATTGCATGGTGATTTATCACAAGCGCAACGCGACGGAGTTATGAAGTCTTTCAGAGGACGTCAAATTCAAATGTTAGTGGCAACGGATGTTGCGGCTCGTGGAATTGACGTAGACAATATCACTCACGTGGTAAACTATCAATTACCAGATGAAATTGAAACCTACAACCACCGTTCTGGTAGAACCGGACGTGCGGGTAAACTAGGAACATCGATTGTGATTATTACTAAAAGTGAATTGCGTAAAATCTCTGCTATTGAGCGTATTATCAAACAGAAGTTTGAAGAAAAAACAATTCCTTCTGGAATGGAAATATGCGAAATCCAGTTATTGCATTTAGCGAATAAAATTCATGATGCAGAAATTGACCATGAAATTGACAACTATTTGCCAGCTATTTATGAAGTATTCCAAGATTTATCTAAAGAAGAACTTATAAAGAGAATGGTTTCTGTAGAATTTAACCGATTCTTGAATTACTATAAAAAGAAACGCGATTTATCAGGTGAAAAGTCAGAAAGAAGTTCATCGGAACCAAGAGAAGTTAGAGCTGGCGATCCAGTTCGTTATTTCATTAACATTGGTGCTAGAGATGATTTCGATTGGATGCAGTTAAAAGACTTCTTGAAAGAAACTTTAGAGCTTGGTCGTGATGATGTATTTAAAGTAGATGTTAAAGAAGGCTTCTCTTTCTTTAATACCGATGGAGAACATACTGAAAAAGTGATGGAAATCTTAAACGGATTCGAATTAAACGGTCGTCGTATCAATGTAGAAATCTCTAAAAACGACGGAGGTTCAAGAAATTCTGGTCGTCGTGACCATAACGGAAGAAGTGCTGGAGGAAGACGCGATGGCGATAGAAAACCAGGAAGTTTTGCACCAAGAAAAGAAGGTGGTTTCAGAAGCGATAGAGGCGAAAGACCAAGAAGAGAAAGAAGTTCTGAAGGCAGTCGTAGCGAACGTCCAGCAAGTCGTTCTTTTGAAGCTGCAAAAAACAGAAGACCTAGAAGAAGCTAG